TGTAGGAGTGTGTCTGTTCATTATAGAGCATGTGTAtgccggagagagagagagagagagacagggggaGCCAGAGGGGATTGAGAGAGTTAATGAGTAGTGATGAAACTGACAGAAACCCTCAGAGAGGTGAATCCTATTGAAACACAAATGGggtttctttatttgtcattccTCAAGTGTTAGCGTTTCATTAAAACTACTCAGCCTTTGTGTTCGGTAATGAAACTAGGCCTGAATCCAAAAGTAGCACTGTGTCGGTTGAGGCAAACTGCGGGACAGATAATACATCTGAAAGCCCAGGCGTCTGTGTTATGTTTgttggggggaggaggaaatagTAAATTGGGACACGCTGTCAGAGGTTCCTCATGTCTGTGCCGGCCACTGCACTGTCTGTCACCTCTAACGATTTCAGCTCTGTCCCCTCACCTCTTCAGCACCCTTAGCCATTCATCCCATGCCCTCACACTTCCCCTCGTCCATATCTTATCAATTTATTCTAAGGCTTCTCTGTCCGTGGCTGCTCCATCTGCCCTCTCTATGTTACACTTTGCCTTTGATTGAAATGTTGCGAGTTTAATTTGAGTCAGCAGCGCTACTCAATGCTGCACTAAAAAACAATTAACCTTACATTGATAACAACTCCTCTTGTCCCTTCACCCAGTGCAGTCACGGTTTAGACAGCTACATTACACCAGAGCAGTGGAGGTCAGCGAGGAACAGACGCTCCACTCAGGTGAGATTGAATCCGTCCGTTTCAGCTCGTTCAGACCAGGAGGCCTCAAAGTGCGCAACAATAAAGGAAGACGTATGACACTTGAGCAGAGAGCCAATACACTCTTTCCTCTTTCAAGAGAAAAGGATTTgagagtcctttttttttttttttaaagggggcTGGTGTACACCAAGCAAAAAAGCCCTGCTAACCATGTGGCCACTTCtgcacaaatgaaacacaacaccTAGCAACTAAATGGACATAAAGTAACAAAATGTTGTGCTTTTCTGGAGATCGTGAGCTGCCCCTGTAACATCCTAAACAGATGCTAATTCTAAAAGTGCAGTTTTGTTCAGTGGAAAAGAAATCTTAAATGTATGCATCTTCATTTACAGTACCATATATAGTGTTTCAgtaaacatcaataaaaaaataggttGAGATACATATTCAATTAAGACTATTTTCAGGTTTGAGAAGGATTTAAGTGTAAAACAGACTCACTCTAACATACCTACCATGGATAAAGGCTACGTTTTAATAGCAACTGACACAAGGGAGTCGTGGGAAATCAGAAGAAACTTAACGCCCCATTatcttgtaaatgttttaaccAAATTCAAttgtctctttcattttctagaCTGGCAACTCCACATCTCCTTCTGCGGATCCACAAggtgtgtgtatgaatgaatgtgagcttgttttgtttgcttgtccTGAATTCAGAGGTCCTACATTAAGGACAGTTTTATTCATGTACtttaagactttatttttcctattccACTGTATTTCAGTAGAAACACTGCGTGTTTTTTTAGTcagtgtgtttcatttgtttgatagGTAAAGTTGCAGTCTTGTCTGCCTAGTGCATTTACACGTTGGTGCATCAATATTATCAATCAAATGACTTTCATCAGCCTTAGacttttttaattgaaatactTTTCTTTCTGGCAATGGAGtattatgtaaaaatatttccaaataTCTCAACTGTGTCAGTAGTGAAATACTAACGCTCTAAATGTTTGTTGTCAGaccttcctctctgtgtgagAGAAGGGTGGAGACTGAGTGGAGATGCTGACTGGAAGCTGAGGAGGTCGTTGCCTTCCATGCCTCCCTCTGcccctccacctctccctgTTGCGCTGATGATGCAGAGGCCAACGTCAGCTTGTGGTAAGAGGACTACTTGACTAATGTGAATGAGGGAATGACAACAACCCATTGAGTTTCGTTCCTTTTGGAATTTTACTCTTCAGGTGTGTTCCAGTCTTCCCACAAAGCTCCTCCGTCCTCGCTCCTGGACGCCGGGCGTCACGGTGACAGCACTGTTAATTATGTGAACATCCCCACTAGCCTGCTCATGGCTAAACCGAGAGAGCCGCTCTACACACAGCTCGACATGAAGGGCCCCGGCTCAACTCCGGTCTCCAGTCCACGCAGCGCTGTGAGAGGTAACACTTTACAGCTCTGCAGACCCAGTAAGAACACGTTGTCTTGAATGGCCGTCATACATCCACTCCATCCTTAAGTGCATGTTTTACTATGTGTCATGTGGAGTCTGTGGGCATGCCTCTACATTCTGCATCCAACTACCGTTGGGCATTATTAGCATGTACAGCATTACAGAGCGGCGCGTAATGCTTAAGATTCATGAACGCGTTTAACAGATCAATTAAGTGCCTCCCatctgcttttttccccctaaaacATCTGTTTTCCCTCCTGATTTACTGGTTACTAGCAGGGTGATTGGTTTACTGTTAGCTATGTACTGGTTCTTACAGATGTAGCACCCTCAAACcaaaagaaagaggagacacTAAATATGCAAAGTGAATCCACATCTTTCTCTCTATTGCCTTTGAGGAGCACAGGCAGATGAGTACACGTAatgaacagagacaaacaatgaACTCGTGCTAGTTTAGAGCTTGATTTATATCACATAATCACACACATTTGGActgttaaaatgtgtaatttaataCAGTGACATAATCCCAATAACAGTTCaactgtaataaaacaaaaaaacacaattattcgTGGAATTATTCTAAACGATTTTGAACCAGATGAATATTTTACAGCCACCAACGAAAGACCAACCAGTGTAGGGTTTATTGACACAGGTTCACGATGCTTCTTGACAGTTAATTTGACCTTGTTTAAACGTTTGTCAGCGATGTACAGATGACGTGTCTCATCTCCACCTTTACCATCTATTTCCCGTCCAGAAGAGGGCTCCATCAGGTACGCCCAGCTCGACATGACTGCCATGGAAACAGCTCAGAGAGTGGGGGCGGAGCACGTTCAGGGCCGGGAGGACAGACTGACTCAGCTGGAGAGCAGGCGGCGAGGGCCACACAACTGACCGCAGCTCCACGACACTTCAGAACAGTTTTCACTGCAGACTCTCTCCACATCTCTGAATAAGCTAAAACGCTGTCCGTCATCACACCAGTCATTGTAGCCAGCGAACAGAAATTCCTGCAAGCAATCCATTCCACTAAGACtgagaagaaggaaagatgTCTGGGCGGCCTCTTTTGCAGCtgtttaagtgtatttttttttcatgtgcttgTTCATATGTTAACATTTAGCGTCTGGATGACATTTACCCCGGAAATGTTACTAGTTTGTTTGCATGGCACTTATTTATATCTGTTGGAGTCTGAGGAATGTTCTCTGAGGATGACTCGAGGCCTTAATTATAAGAGAATAGCATCAAACAAATGTAGGTAGAAAGGAGATTTATAAACAGCTGTTCTAATGTAATGGGCTGGAATgtctttcacatttattttgggCATATTTATTCTCAGCTTTCTTTCCCAAATGTGCCAATGTTTAGGGCTGGTGCAGAACATGATCTCAGAACGACATCTCAGTGACACACAGTCCACTATTAAGAGCCCCACCTTGCCTGGCTACCTCAGTCTACATGAGAGCAGAAAAGCATTCGATTAAAACAAGCAGTGTAGAGTGATACCCCGGGTGCAGATGACATTAATCCCGGCCAGTGTGGCTTGAGCAGGACGTGACTTAATGATCAGCCAGCAAGTGACATTATTCATCACAACAATCGATGCCTCAGCGTCTGGTCTGTGAGAAGGCAGGGCACTGATGAATGGAAAAAGCACAGTGTGTGCTTCCAGTTCTCACCTCCCTCTTGATATTATCAGGACAAATTGTCCAACGTTTgatgcaaatgtatttttatggtttTGCCCACCCCCCCGGTGTCtctgaggagatgaggagataAACAACGACATGAGGATGAGTCGTCTATTAACTTCCCTGCAGGTGACTGCCTTCCTCTACAGGACTTGTAAATATTAGCTGCTTTTATTTAAGCCAAGGTAGAATGAATTACAcaaaactatatttttaaaaggtgactgtatgtacagtatgtcgtTGGAACCTGTACCCTACcctactgaatattaaaaggtTGCCGTTTCATTTTCAGGTCATTGGCTTTCAGTGCTTCCTCTTCATTACATATTAATAGATCAGACAGTTGAAGTAACATTACCGAGATGTGAGTTACTACGGTGGTATCAGTCAGTGAGGCAGTAGTTATTATTGGCACAGCTAATGACAGACTGATGTGGACAAACTGCCAACGGTCAATAGTGAGTCAACTACTgtcctccatccctccactcctccactcctcctcaaTAAACCAAAAGCAAATGAGCAAAgccacattttcagttttcttgtACTACAACTAGATTTTTCGTCTACACCTGCCTGTCATTAGTTGTACAAATAAAATTGCTACTGCATACCACACTAAACTAATCAATCTCTATGGCGGTCCGGTAACTGGTGCATGTCAAACACATACTATGTACAAACAACCAACAATTCTTTAATTTGCTCACtagaaaagtaaaaaatctTTCATGGAAGACACTGATTTCGTCCTCTATAGTAGTTGAAAGGGAATGGATATGTTGTGTGTTTCGGTACAGTAATCTACTTCAGTTCATTTGGCCTTTACTGACGCCACGATGGTCATCCCAACCACTCAGAGCTCATTGTGCGCGAGTCCCTGACGAGAGATCTTGTTGTACAAGTCCTGCAAGTGTTTCTTCATCTGAAATCAAACAACAAGAGGCACATGTGTTAACTGCAGGACAATGGCAGATCTGTGGCAAATGCATCTTACCAACCGAACATGCTCCTCCTTACACAAATGATCCTAGTTGTATGGTTTCATTAATGATTTAGTTGGTTTTGACTTGTTACATACAATTGTCTGATATTGTAACTATGTCTGTTGATCACTGTATCCTATCTTTGACCGTAGAAGACTACAAGTCCACACGTGTATTAATTAGAATTTACTTAAAAATGGTTCAATCAAATGTCCAGTTACCAGCTGTATCAAAGCCAATGTTAGAAATGAAAGGTTCACAAACTCGTATAAGGTTTTCCCAGATCAAATTATGCAAAAGAGTCACCTTAAATGATCTGTGCTTGTATTAATATTAACATAGAGCAGGTATATAACTGAGGAAGCTACTTAGATGAGTGGAGGGACATCTTCTGagaaaacccaacaagtccagttgtttttcttttagctgtgtttttaataccatgacctggatgaccgacGTTTTTCACAGACATGTCTGCGTTAAAAGGATTCATCAGAATAATTCCTTTCAGTGTTCTTGAACTGTTGCCaacagcttttgttttgttacctAAAACCACCGGGACTAAGAGAGCATTTTGTTCTATGAATGGCACTGCcttattatatttgtttctaAAGAAGTCTAGTACTCAGCCATTACCTCCGCTGTAAAAGAACCCTTTCAGCCCTACTTACCTTGTAGCCCATCTCCCTGGTTTTCTCTGACAGCGAGTTGTATTTTTCCTGGTTCCTCTTGATGTGCTCTTTGTCTCCTAAAGCTTCTACGTGTTGCAGCTTCTGATGAGACAGCTCCAGTTGCTCCTGGTAATGGCTGTGCTTCTCCACTTTGGTCTCAAAGTGATGCAGTTCCTCCTAAATGAACAAGAAAAAAGGAGGGCAGCAAACACAGAGGGGGTGTATGTTAGgttcaaattaaattacatgGAAAGCTACACAGAGGAGCTGATATACAAGGGTCGACTTGAGAGGAAATAGCACCGGCAGGAATTCTAGCTGTAGGTTCCCTTGTAATAAATCTCACTGCGGAGCCAAATagctttggggaaaaaaaaaagaaaaaagaaaatgagttgTTCACTGCATTCATCTGTGCATAGGACAAAGGGTGAAAGGAGCACAATGAGATATAGGAGAGTGGAACACTTGtgaattttaaatgtgtaatgcaTAAAATGTGATCGTAATAAGTTGCACTCTCTGTTTCATGGCTCACCATTCAAGTGGTTCTTAACCACTAAGtacacagggaaaaaaactgttaataCCTAAGTTACCAAAGGAGCACTTCATTAAAAAGTTTCTGAGCGTTTGCACTCTGAAAGttagacaaaagacaaaaagtgtAAGTCCAATACAATGTCTCAAGGGATGTAAACGCTACCTTGAGAGAGTCCAGCTCGTCTGTGCTGAGGTTGGCTCTCTTGGCAGCCTCCCACAGTTCAATCACGCGAGGTTCCCGAAACTCTACACAGCGAGAACAGATAGAGGGGAAGATGAAGAGATAAAGGGTGTTTGGAGCCACAACAATGCTTAAGAGGGATGGAGCTCTGAGGAGGAGCTGTCACAGCAGATATTTCATGTGATACCAtcgcaacaaaaaaaaagccaatcagtttttatacacacacaaaatatcaaAGACCAAAACTGCTGGCATTCATATTACGGCTTCAGGCACCGTCGCACACTTCTGCTCAAAACAAGGTGGAGAGAAAAGCGAGAAGGAGATTAAGACAGTTTTGgggaagaggaggcagaaagTGAGGGTGGATGAGAACAAGTGGCTGAGTGCATGAAAGGAACGAAAGGAATCAGCAGAGGGTGCATCGCCTTCATCTAAACTCCGCAATAGACTCCCACTGAGCCCTCGAAGAAACTCTGCCGTAAGCAGAAAAGCAGTCGAACATGACCCTACAGAAATATAATCTGGACAAGGACAAACTGGTTTATATCCTTGATGCTGAAACACTTCTTTCCATATCTGAGACATATTCAATTGAAAACTAAAAGCACTGACATGGACccatcgatatggcaatatatcgcaatactttttcttccaatacaataataataataatagaaaaagatacattattgcgatattatgatattgcaatatatcgcaatatcatattattgcaataatgtatcgtatcgtgactcaagtattgtgATACGTATCGaatcgtatcatatcatatcgtgaagtccttgccaatacccacccctactCACCACCTATGACAGGGCTGTGTTGTTATTAATTCAACTCCCAGTAATAGAGCCGATGAAAGAAACTCAGACTGAGAGTGAGATGCAAACGTGAACAAGCTAAGggtgtgtttctgttctctCACCACTGTCTTCAGTGAAGCCTTCGTGGCTGAGCTTACGGAGGCGCTCGAAGCCCTGGTTGAGGTCCCtcatcttcagcttcagctctgTGTGCTTCTGTTGCAGAACATGCTCCTTGGCATCACCCTCTAGGGGAGAGATCACGTTCTTGTGTATTTCTGTTGAGAGGAGCAGTCGGAGGGATGGAAAGGACGGGAGATGAATAgaacgggagggagggagtgggggggcagaggagatgaaaagagaaaagcgagaagacaaaagaaattATGAAGagtgaaaaatacagaaagcaaAATGAAGGGtgtcaaaacaataaaagagaaaagaaatgcagccTTTTATAATGAGTGGCAGCCATAAAATAACCTGTAAGGGTTTTATGACATTTCTTATAACTGGTTAGGTCTCCATAtatctgatttatttctctAAGAACCTTGAGCATCCTATGAGCTTTATCGTAATGGGTAACACCACGGAGCGGTTATGAGATTGCCGTCTGTCTGAAACTCAGAGGTGAGGAGGCAAAAATCAGACAAAGGCGTCAGGGTTGACGTTCGGATcaaaagagagcgagagaaaaaaaacaaaaaaacaaaaacaggagaaCCCAGACAGGATGGACAgaggtggtggcggtggtgtgAAGGTGCACAGAGATTCCCCACAGGGCAGAATGTGACTGGCTCAATATCTAAACGCATCAGACAGGCAGAAAAGTACCCCTGGCTTATTTGGCAGAAACATAGTGCTGTGGAGCGCTTGGGGAAAAGTTCTGGCAAGAAACAGCTGCAAAGTATCAGTCACATCGGAAGGAGACGTGCCTGTCCTCCCCGTGTCTATCTGGAACACAGTGGGGCCTGTCAGCTCTGCTTAAAACTCACAGCGTGATGCGGTATGACAAGCACTGATAGAGCAGAGAGCAGTGGGTGGCAACATATGCCGTCTAATACCTGCTACCTACGTACATGACCACAAGACTGAACAAAGAGTTGGACCCCCGCACTATGAAACACTGAGATGCAGAACTGAATGTTCTTCTCGACTATTACTTAGCTTTGAAATCTGCCCTCGAAGCTAAATGATATAAACAGGTTATTAATACTCAGAcaataatattttgttttatttatatttaatttttttggtttggggTTAAGAACAAACGTGGTATTAGACTTAAAACTGTGGTTGTATAAAAAAAGTAGTAGACATCATGAACAGAGCTGGGCAGAGCTGAGAGGAGATGCGTGTGCACTGTGCACTAGAGTACACAAACAACAGGGCACAGCAGCACAGTGGAGAACAGGGCTTAAGGCTTGTAAACCTGGTCGTAGATAATACCAATAAAACTAAACTCTGCCTGGCAGCAGAGCAAAGACAGTAATTCATTTAGCTCACCTTCAGTCCTGCTGACAGTGTCCACGAGGATGTTGTACTCGTGGGTCTTGTCCTTGTGGTGCTGGAACTCCCTCTTCAAGCTCAGCAGCTCCTCATTGGAGAACTTCCCAGAGGTCTTGGCCTGGTGGAGGAAGAGCCAGTGGACATAATGAAGAGACAGTCTCAAAGGCTGGTAATCCGAAAATCTACAGGATCAATGCTTGATACAGGAGCTGCTTGTTCAGATgtatgagaaggaggaggcaaGATCAATCAGGGCAATGTCTATGACATACACACCTGAAAATCTATCTGAGAGAACTCTAATAACACAAGACGTTCACCATTCAAGCACCGCTCTAGACGGAATAAAGAGGCATGTACGTATATGTCACCCTAGGGAGGCGTTTCTTTGTGTGAGACTGCATTAAAAGCAGACGTTTAGTGACtgcttttaaatgatttgtgaAGACACGTTTAAACCCCACTCGAAAAGATAACGTTAAAACCAATCCCTGGAGATTGCTCATTTACAAACACAATTGATGATCATGTCGACGAAAAC
The nucleotide sequence above comes from Mugil cephalus isolate CIBA_MC_2020 chromosome 2, CIBA_Mcephalus_1.1, whole genome shotgun sequence. Encoded proteins:
- the lrpap1 gene encoding alpha-2-macroglobulin receptor-associated protein is translated as MRLQCLFAALCLGVGVMAGKYSRDVNEPKPSGSDGQTTEFRIAKLNQVWEKAKRMQLSPVRQAELHSDLKIQEKDELQWKKAKVEGLDENGEKEAQLRRNFNVILAKYGMDGKRDTRTLESNSLKDHDIKEGDIFDDPRLDKLWNKAKTSGKFSNEELLSLKREFQHHKDKTHEYNILVDTVSRTEEIHKNVISPLEGDAKEHVLQQKHTELKLKMRDLNQGFERLRKLSHEGFTEDSEFREPRVIELWEAAKRANLSTDELDSLKEELHHFETKVEKHSHYQEQLELSHQKLQHVEALGDKEHIKRNQEKYNSLSEKTREMGYKMKKHLQDLYNKISRQGLAHNEL